The Zobellia alginiliquefaciens genome contains a region encoding:
- a CDS encoding rhodanese-like domain-containing protein, translating to MKTKLSPILFLCIASVSFSQSKIDKTLKKLNKESVDYIHVTALDSTTGPILLDAREKAEYEVSHLKDAIWVGYDTFQLDSVVQKVQNKDSEIVVYCSIGVRSENIGEKLEKAGYTNVKNLYGGIFEWKNEGLPVYDTIGNETERVHAFNKYWGKLLKTGEKVY from the coding sequence ATGAAAACAAAATTATCCCCAATTCTATTTCTCTGTATTGCTTCGGTTTCTTTTTCTCAAAGTAAAATCGATAAAACCTTAAAAAAGCTGAACAAAGAATCTGTTGATTATATTCACGTAACAGCTCTTGACTCTACCACAGGCCCTATATTATTAGATGCCCGCGAGAAGGCCGAATACGAGGTGAGCCATTTAAAAGATGCTATCTGGGTGGGTTATGATACTTTTCAGCTGGATTCCGTTGTTCAGAAAGTCCAAAATAAAGACAGTGAAATTGTCGTTTACTGTTCTATTGGGGTCCGTTCCGAAAATATTGGTGAGAAATTGGAAAAAGCAGGCTACACCAATGTGAAAAATCTATACGGAGGCATTTTTGAATGGAAAAACGAAGGGCTTCCCGTTTATGACACCATAGGAAACGAAACCGAGCGCGTACATGCTTTCAATAAATATTGGGGGAAACTACTTAAAACAGGAGAAAAAGTGTACTAG
- a CDS encoding TIGR04282 family arsenosugar biosynthesis glycosyltransferase produces the protein MSFITPKEKQKEAATVNYTNVASKNLLLIFTRNPQSGKCKTRLAATVGNEVALDIYKFLLNHTVDITKNLSAAKQVWYSEEIWADDIWSPSIFDKRLQQGNDLGIRMAKAFQDGFASGYERIIVIGSDMFDLDQKDIQNAFSELKKNDFVIGPAEDGGYYLLGMNRFKPELFVQKNWGNKTVLADTLNDLKNEKYHILEERNDVDIYEDIKDVEAFQPYLKHIKT, from the coding sequence TTGAGTTTTATAACCCCTAAAGAAAAACAAAAAGAAGCCGCCACGGTAAATTATACCAATGTAGCTTCAAAAAATCTATTGCTCATTTTTACGCGAAACCCACAATCGGGCAAGTGCAAAACCCGGTTGGCAGCGACTGTTGGTAATGAAGTAGCTTTAGACATATATAAGTTTCTACTAAATCATACGGTAGACATTACAAAAAACCTAAGCGCCGCAAAACAGGTTTGGTATTCCGAAGAAATCTGGGCGGACGACATATGGAGTCCGAGTATATTCGACAAAAGATTACAGCAAGGCAATGATTTGGGCATTCGCATGGCAAAGGCCTTTCAAGACGGATTTGCTTCCGGCTATGAGCGAATCATTGTTATTGGCAGCGATATGTTTGACCTGGACCAAAAAGACATCCAAAATGCTTTTTCGGAATTAAAGAAAAACGATTTTGTAATTGGGCCAGCTGAAGACGGCGGGTATTATCTTCTGGGCATGAACCGCTTTAAACCAGAGTTATTCGTTCAAAAAAACTGGGGGAACAAAACTGTCCTTGCCGACACCTTAAACGATTTAAAAAACGAAAAATATCATATTTTAGAAGAGCGAAACGATGTTGATATTTACGAGGATATTAAGGACGTAGAAGCTTTTCAGCCCTATTTAAAACACATTAAAACATGA
- a CDS encoding purine-nucleoside phosphorylase: MIQKQLNESVAYLQSKGFDTPEIGIVLGTGLGKLAEQIEDPIEAHYNHIPFFPLATVEFHSGKLIYGTIEGKKAVVMQGRFHLYEGYDFLDITYPIRVMHQLGIKKLFISNAAGAINLDYKEGDLMLIEDHINLQGGSPLAFKGVGKFGDRFTDMSEPYDVPMRKSLLAIAQKEDITLYGGVYASVVGPQLETKAEYRMLKIIGADAVGMSTVPEVIVANHLNLPIVAVSVITDECDPDNLKSVDIQRIIETAETAEPKMVKLFKELIKTL, encoded by the coding sequence ATGATCCAAAAGCAATTAAACGAATCCGTTGCCTACCTACAGAGCAAGGGTTTTGATACGCCTGAAATTGGTATTGTACTAGGTACCGGTCTAGGCAAACTAGCAGAACAGATAGAGGACCCTATTGAGGCGCATTACAACCATATTCCTTTTTTTCCGCTGGCTACCGTAGAATTTCACTCTGGAAAACTCATTTATGGTACTATAGAAGGCAAAAAGGCCGTGGTCATGCAAGGGCGCTTCCATCTATATGAAGGTTATGATTTTCTAGATATTACGTACCCTATTCGTGTTATGCACCAACTGGGCATAAAAAAACTGTTCATTTCCAATGCTGCCGGAGCCATTAACCTGGATTATAAAGAAGGGGATTTAATGCTAATTGAAGACCATATCAACCTTCAAGGCGGCTCTCCACTTGCTTTTAAAGGTGTAGGGAAATTTGGAGACCGTTTCACGGACATGTCCGAACCCTATGATGTTCCTATGCGCAAAAGCCTACTTGCAATTGCCCAAAAAGAGGATATTACCCTGTACGGAGGTGTTTATGCTTCAGTAGTAGGCCCACAATTAGAAACCAAGGCAGAATACCGAATGCTAAAAATCATTGGTGCCGATGCTGTAGGAATGAGCACAGTACCTGAGGTAATTGTAGCAAACCATTTAAATCTGCCCATAGTTGCCGTTTCCGTAATTACGGATGAATGTGACCCGGACAATCTAAAAAGCGTAGACATACAGCGAATCATTGAAACGGCAGAAACCGCGGAGCCAAAAATGGTGAAGCTTTTTAAGGAATTAATAAAGACTTTGTAG
- a CDS encoding N-acetylmuramoyl-L-alanine amidase family protein translates to MKYIFSYRFRAVGLLVVAIGFTMSAFSQDTIHTVVAERGDGILSLLRKQGVDPYDHYDDFISMNIENLRDGVHLYAGRTYKIPNADIDTVEVVDSIQRKTKEIKKIEGKRYAIFGKDHETVIPNSEKLKDAVYYLVSGHGGPDPGAMATYGGKSIAEDEYAYDITLRLAKELLSHGATVYIIIRDENDGIRDERILEIDHDEVAYPNKRIPLNQVARLKQRVDIVNNLHRKNRGKYQRLIVTHIDSRSVGQNIDVFFYHHEKSKNGKKLAESIHKTFQLKYKQYQPNRTYSGTFEDRTSLYLVKKTHPAMTFIEVGNIRNKKDQRRILEPENRQALAKWISEGVLLDFELGEIGPIR, encoded by the coding sequence ATGAAGTACATTTTTTCTTATCGTTTTAGGGCAGTTGGTCTTTTGGTCGTTGCCATTGGTTTCACTATGTCGGCTTTTTCTCAAGATACGATTCATACGGTAGTTGCCGAAAGGGGAGATGGTATACTTTCACTATTGAGAAAACAAGGAGTTGATCCATATGATCATTATGATGATTTTATATCCATGAATATTGAAAATCTACGGGACGGTGTTCATTTGTATGCGGGGCGGACCTATAAAATTCCGAATGCAGATATTGATACGGTTGAAGTTGTAGATTCCATTCAGAGAAAGACCAAGGAGATTAAAAAAATTGAAGGGAAGCGTTATGCTATTTTTGGAAAAGACCACGAAACCGTTATACCAAATAGTGAGAAGCTGAAGGATGCTGTCTATTACCTGGTTTCCGGTCATGGAGGTCCGGACCCTGGGGCAATGGCAACCTACGGAGGGAAATCAATCGCCGAAGATGAGTACGCTTACGATATTACATTGCGTCTTGCCAAAGAGTTATTGTCTCATGGCGCTACGGTTTACATTATAATAAGAGATGAAAATGACGGGATTAGGGATGAGCGTATTTTGGAGATAGACCATGATGAGGTTGCTTATCCTAATAAGAGAATTCCATTAAATCAGGTGGCGCGCTTAAAGCAACGTGTGGATATCGTAAACAATTTGCATAGAAAAAATAGAGGGAAGTATCAACGATTAATAGTTACCCATATTGATAGTCGTAGTGTGGGGCAGAATATTGATGTGTTTTTCTATCACCATGAAAAGAGCAAGAACGGTAAAAAGTTGGCCGAGAGCATACATAAGACCTTTCAACTAAAATATAAACAATATCAGCCTAACCGCACTTATTCCGGAACTTTTGAAGATAGGACCTCTTTGTATTTGGTAAAAAAGACGCATCCGGCTATGACTTTTATTGAAGTTGGGAATATACGGAACAAGAAAGACCAAAGACGTATTCTTGAGCCCGAAAACCGACAAGCATTGGCAAAATGGATAAGCGAAGGCGTTTTGCTAGATTTTGAACTGGGTGAAATAGGCCCAATTCGCTAA
- a CDS encoding tetratricopeptide repeat protein has product MKTKLYFTAIMLLGFMGVSNAQAQNQECMTNLSIYVEHAKVKNYEAAYTPWKMVYDNCPDINRANFIYGEKILADKIEKSSGAEKDGYVSDMLALYDNSAKYFPKKYSPAVVGIDKALFLYDNKMASDAELYDMLGSAFEKDRSHFKNPKALYLYFSSLVDLHKEGKKDLQEVFDVYDNVNDKIEEENKALTDVITKLLPKDSTGTITSKEKRSLKIATSNSTSYGKIAGSVDSKLGALADCDNLIPLYEKSFEEKKGDVTWVKRAVGRMFNKECTDDPLFQKLFEAQLALDPSASAYVYGGTLKMKNGDSKGALADFDKAMTLETDPYKKSDIAYKVAVINKRKGSKSTARKYAQLAINSNKANGKAYLLIANLYATSANDCGSTPFEKRAIYWKAADMARQAGRVDPSVSSAANQSAASYAAKAPSKTDIFNSGMAGKTVTFNCWAGGSVKVPNL; this is encoded by the coding sequence ATGAAAACGAAACTTTACTTCACGGCGATTATGCTTTTAGGGTTTATGGGAGTAAGTAATGCCCAAGCTCAAAATCAGGAATGTATGACCAACCTATCTATTTATGTTGAACATGCAAAAGTTAAAAATTATGAGGCAGCATATACACCTTGGAAAATGGTTTACGATAACTGCCCTGATATCAATAGAGCGAACTTTATTTATGGCGAGAAAATATTGGCCGATAAAATAGAAAAATCATCTGGTGCTGAAAAGGATGGTTATGTAAGCGATATGTTGGCTCTTTATGATAACAGTGCTAAGTATTTTCCTAAAAAATATTCTCCAGCTGTTGTTGGTATAGATAAAGCTTTGTTTTTGTACGATAACAAAATGGCTTCTGATGCTGAGCTGTATGATATGTTAGGTTCTGCTTTTGAAAAAGACCGTTCACATTTTAAGAATCCAAAAGCACTCTACCTTTATTTTTCAAGTTTAGTTGACTTGCATAAAGAGGGAAAGAAAGATTTGCAAGAAGTTTTTGATGTTTATGATAACGTAAACGATAAAATTGAAGAAGAGAACAAAGCATTAACGGATGTAATTACAAAATTACTTCCAAAGGATTCTACAGGTACTATAACTTCAAAAGAAAAAAGAAGTTTGAAAATCGCAACTTCTAACTCAACATCTTACGGTAAGATTGCTGGGAGTGTAGATTCTAAGCTTGGTGCTTTGGCAGATTGTGATAACCTTATTCCTTTATACGAAAAAAGTTTTGAAGAGAAGAAGGGTGATGTTACGTGGGTAAAAAGGGCAGTAGGTAGAATGTTTAACAAGGAATGTACGGATGATCCTTTATTTCAGAAATTATTTGAAGCACAGTTGGCTTTAGATCCTTCGGCTAGTGCGTATGTTTACGGTGGTACTTTAAAAATGAAGAATGGAGATTCTAAAGGAGCTCTTGCGGATTTTGATAAAGCAATGACTTTAGAGACCGATCCTTATAAAAAATCAGATATTGCTTACAAAGTAGCAGTTATCAATAAGAGAAAAGGCAGCAAATCTACTGCTAGAAAATATGCTCAGTTAGCTATCAACTCTAACAAGGCAAATGGTAAAGCGTATTTATTGATTGCTAACCTTTATGCAACAAGTGCTAATGATTGCGGTAGTACTCCTTTTGAAAAAAGAGCAATCTATTGGAAAGCTGCAGATATGGCCCGTCAAGCTGGCCGTGTAGATCCTTCCGTTAGTAGTGCTGCAAATCAGTCTGCTGCTAGTTATGCTGCAAAAGCGCCTTCTAAAACAGATATATTCAACTCCGGTATGGCTGGTAAAACAGTTACTTTTAACTGCTGGGCCGGTGGTAGCGTAAAAGTTCCGAATTTATAG
- a CDS encoding ADP-ribosylglycohydrolase family protein, translating into MKRLFACLAILVAMACKESTTSIDIPAPTKTAYTLDTLQLSEEEYYDKVLGALVGSAIGDAMGASTEMWHRKDIQLKYGYINTLTPAVREQSPEGTWGHNLIAGATTDDTRWKYAMVKYLSQKKGDLNASNFANFITDYYASLTKSINDNGTIPETDFLDTQIEKIDWIKEWARVSMAYQKDTDSYIKAMNRFYGGEMSCAGQLYTPVFGLISSSPENAYTLAYDHTLFDIGYAKDISALVSAMTHMALRTKNIDSIINTATFVDPLGYQDSRLVGRIAYDMTDASVKKVLTLKQLILADTLTPKDSIIFKIPKGFQGSQKDWTRQEMAYQFLEKNEKAIPFHSGEIWQILVTALQYGEGDFEKTLQFIVNYGRDNDTVAAVAGMILGAKDGYSNLPVTLRTQALKVNKENMGIDLEALAREMVAKKHIEF; encoded by the coding sequence ATGAAACGGTTATTTGCCTGTCTTGCGATTCTTGTAGCCATGGCCTGCAAAGAATCTACGACCTCAATAGATATACCGGCACCCACCAAAACCGCATACACCTTAGACACTTTACAGCTTTCTGAAGAGGAATATTATGATAAAGTCCTAGGTGCTCTCGTTGGCTCTGCCATTGGTGATGCCATGGGCGCGTCTACAGAAATGTGGCACAGAAAAGATATTCAACTTAAATACGGCTATATCAATACCCTTACCCCAGCAGTTCGCGAGCAATCGCCGGAAGGCACTTGGGGGCACAACCTTATTGCCGGTGCCACTACGGATGACACCCGTTGGAAATACGCCATGGTTAAGTATCTATCCCAGAAAAAGGGAGATTTAAACGCTTCTAACTTTGCCAATTTTATAACCGATTATTATGCCTCCCTAACAAAGAGTATAAATGACAATGGCACCATACCCGAAACCGATTTTTTAGATACGCAGATTGAAAAAATAGATTGGATCAAAGAATGGGCCCGCGTGAGTATGGCGTATCAAAAAGACACCGATTCTTATATAAAGGCGATGAATCGTTTTTACGGCGGTGAGATGTCCTGCGCAGGGCAATTATACACCCCTGTGTTTGGGCTCATTAGCAGTTCTCCCGAAAATGCATATACATTGGCTTATGACCATACTTTGTTCGATATAGGGTACGCTAAGGATATTTCGGCCTTGGTTTCGGCAATGACACATATGGCACTTCGCACTAAAAACATTGACTCTATTATTAACACGGCAACTTTTGTAGACCCCTTGGGTTATCAGGATAGTCGGCTGGTCGGTCGTATTGCTTATGACATGACAGATGCCTCCGTTAAAAAAGTACTCACTTTAAAGCAACTTATCTTAGCGGATACCTTAACGCCTAAAGACAGCATTATTTTTAAAATTCCTAAAGGGTTCCAAGGGAGCCAAAAAGATTGGACGCGTCAAGAAATGGCCTATCAATTTTTAGAAAAAAACGAAAAAGCCATTCCTTTTCACTCCGGGGAAATCTGGCAAATTCTTGTTACCGCACTACAATATGGCGAAGGTGATTTTGAAAAGACCTTGCAATTTATTGTTAACTACGGAAGAGATAATGACACCGTTGCCGCTGTGGCCGGTATGATTCTAGGGGCTAAAGACGGATATTCCAACCTACCCGTAACGCTCCGCACCCAAGCCCTGAAAGTTAACAAAGAAAATATGGGCATTGACCTTGAAGCCTTGGCTCGTGAAATGGTTGCAAAAAAGCATATAGAGTTTTAA
- a CDS encoding type III pantothenate kinase: MKLVIDAGNTCVKLAVFEGDTLIFRQNSDVKDVAREVKEICDHYPKIKRGIIASVGNLDPKVMPVLTVFCEVHELTPSSRAPFKNSYATPQTLGVDRIALATAAFYHNPKGNSLVIDAGTCVTYDMVNDYGEYLGGAISPGLHMRYKALHQQTSKLPLLKPKELIDYIGNSTETSIHSGVVNGICREIDGVIDQYKSRFADLTVILTGGDMQFLSKRLKNTIFADSKFLLVGLNYLLEYNKR, from the coding sequence ATGAAACTAGTTATAGATGCTGGTAATACTTGTGTGAAACTTGCGGTGTTTGAGGGAGATACCCTCATATTCCGGCAGAATTCAGACGTGAAAGATGTGGCCCGGGAGGTAAAGGAAATTTGTGACCATTATCCCAAAATAAAACGTGGAATAATCGCTTCGGTGGGTAATTTGGACCCAAAAGTGATGCCGGTGCTCACAGTTTTCTGCGAAGTTCACGAATTAACACCCTCTAGCAGGGCCCCTTTTAAAAACTCTTATGCAACACCTCAAACTTTAGGGGTGGATCGTATAGCCTTAGCAACGGCTGCCTTTTATCATAACCCAAAAGGGAATAGTTTGGTAATCGATGCCGGTACTTGCGTTACATATGATATGGTGAACGATTATGGGGAGTATTTAGGTGGCGCCATTTCGCCTGGGTTGCACATGCGCTATAAAGCATTACATCAACAAACTTCAAAATTACCGCTATTGAAACCTAAGGAGTTAATAGACTATATTGGGAACTCTACGGAAACAAGTATTCATAGTGGTGTAGTAAATGGTATTTGTAGGGAAATAGACGGAGTAATAGACCAATACAAATCTCGTTTTGCAGATTTAACAGTTATTTTAACAGGCGGTGACATGCAATTTTTGTCTAAACGGTTAAAAAATACCATATTTGCGGACTCCAAATTTCTCCTTGTAGGATTAAATTATCTGTTGGAATACAACAAACGCTAA
- a CDS encoding phosphotransferase → MTIIDTNTPLEELQNYLLSKEWLNPTEKITVVEKPGDGNMNVVLRIITDQRSFILKQSRPYVQKYQQIKAPVNRIAVEKQFYQAVRDNAVHAHVPKIIGFDAFENLLLLEDLGHCEDMVYIYHKQAISNRQLDLLIFILGLIHRKKVSSNFPENMEMRKLNHQHIFELPFLEDNGFQLDDVQPGLQELSLQFKTDKKIKKVVKKVGKKYLEPGNTLLHGDYYPGSWMTESDNLYIIDPEFGFIGFPEYDLGVMAAHIIMATGKKGYLKRIHAAYQGDADQELMSQVAGIEIMRRLIGLAQLPLDRTLKEKSKLLKKARKLILSP, encoded by the coding sequence TTGACTATAATAGATACCAACACCCCCCTAGAGGAGCTTCAGAATTATCTACTATCCAAAGAATGGTTAAATCCCACTGAAAAAATAACTGTAGTAGAGAAACCTGGCGACGGAAACATGAATGTGGTTCTGCGTATTATAACGGATCAGCGCTCTTTTATCTTAAAACAATCCCGCCCCTACGTACAGAAATACCAACAGATTAAAGCACCAGTAAACCGCATTGCGGTAGAAAAACAGTTCTACCAAGCAGTTAGGGACAATGCCGTTCATGCCCACGTTCCAAAGATTATTGGGTTTGATGCTTTTGAGAATTTGTTACTGTTAGAAGATTTGGGCCATTGTGAAGATATGGTTTACATCTACCATAAACAGGCCATATCAAACCGACAACTAGATCTGTTGATCTTTATCTTAGGTCTTATTCACCGTAAAAAGGTTTCGAGCAACTTTCCTGAGAATATGGAAATGCGCAAGTTAAACCACCAACATATTTTTGAACTTCCATTTTTAGAGGATAACGGATTTCAATTGGACGATGTTCAACCCGGACTCCAAGAACTATCCTTGCAGTTTAAAACGGATAAGAAAATAAAAAAAGTAGTCAAAAAGGTCGGTAAAAAATATTTAGAACCCGGCAACACCTTACTTCATGGCGATTACTACCCGGGCAGCTGGATGACCGAATCAGACAATCTCTATATCATAGATCCTGAATTTGGTTTTATAGGTTTCCCCGAATATGATTTAGGCGTCATGGCCGCACATATCATTATGGCAACCGGTAAAAAAGGCTACCTAAAACGCATTCATGCCGCTTACCAAGGTGATGCCGACCAAGAACTTATGTCCCAAGTGGCTGGAATTGAAATAATGAGGCGCTTAATTGGGCTTGCCCAATTGCCTTTAGACCGTACATTAAAGGAAAAAAGCAAGCTTTTGAAAAAGGCTCGTAAACTTATTTTATCGCCATGA
- the lptC gene encoding LPS export ABC transporter periplasmic protein LptC has translation MISSYRYNLKSIAMVFSMAILFLSCQDNYERSGQEKVPLIYPMGIAENFTATYTEAREMLETEDSTSTRVIAVLTSPLNEDFNNLEFPHRIFPDGLLVHYFNEGGEKSIIKADYGIIYSATNVIDLQGNVVIESHDGKKLETPQLFWDQDDNWIFTQERFKFTNPEDGTIMDGEGMDFNRDLSFFHAQKTYGLMTIKEESDD, from the coding sequence ATGATTTCATCTTACCGATATAATCTTAAAAGTATTGCCATGGTATTTTCCATGGCAATACTTTTTTTGTCTTGTCAAGATAACTATGAGAGGTCTGGGCAGGAAAAAGTGCCGTTGATTTACCCCATGGGTATTGCTGAAAATTTTACAGCAACCTATACCGAGGCAAGAGAAATGCTTGAAACCGAAGATTCTACCTCAACAAGGGTTATAGCGGTACTTACCAGTCCTTTAAACGAGGATTTTAATAATTTGGAATTTCCGCATAGAATCTTTCCAGATGGTTTATTGGTTCATTATTTTAATGAAGGAGGTGAAAAGAGTATCATTAAGGCAGATTATGGAATTATTTATTCTGCCACAAATGTGATAGATTTACAAGGCAATGTAGTTATTGAGAGCCACGATGGAAAAAAACTGGAGACCCCACAATTATTTTGGGATCAAGATGATAACTGGATCTTCACACAAGAGAGGTTCAAGTTTACCAATCCCGAGGATGGTACCATAATGGATGGAGAAGGAATGGATTTCAATAGGGACCTAAGTTTCTTTCATGCTCAAAAAACGTATGGCCTTATGACTATTAAAGAAGAATCAGATGATTAA
- a CDS encoding AraC family transcriptional regulator gives MRHSKNKIEQYHLHKMHPGKLQFELYDLHTYRKKSGNLAAVPHSHSYYQIIWFFKEGGTHTVDFKKYDIRKNTVLFVTRDQVHAFDDNEDVQGWLIHFNESFFKHTDVDMFLKFNIFHMLDKPCYTIEEGVLNVASTYITLIQNELEQRDRFGYEDIIRFLLKSFLIQLERIHHENDSRPIQLNSLYERQFFDFKELIEVHFKEGLSVNEYASLLHISSKTLVTLTNTVVGKSPSQVIAERTILEAKRLVRFTGLQINEIAFRLGFEDASYFVKYFKRHLGKSPKSYRQSQFT, from the coding sequence ATGCGGCATTCAAAAAATAAAATTGAACAGTACCATTTGCATAAAATGCATCCTGGAAAGCTTCAATTTGAACTATATGACTTACATACGTATAGAAAAAAAAGTGGCAATTTGGCTGCTGTGCCCCACTCACATAGTTATTATCAAATTATATGGTTTTTTAAAGAAGGGGGAACACACACCGTAGATTTTAAAAAGTATGATATAAGAAAGAATACGGTACTATTTGTCACTAGAGACCAAGTGCATGCTTTTGATGACAATGAAGATGTTCAAGGTTGGCTTATTCATTTTAACGAAAGTTTTTTTAAGCACACCGATGTAGATATGTTTTTGAAGTTCAACATTTTTCATATGTTGGATAAGCCTTGTTATACTATTGAAGAGGGAGTTTTAAACGTTGCATCAACATATATAACTCTAATTCAAAATGAATTGGAACAACGGGATAGGTTTGGATATGAAGATATTATCCGTTTTTTATTGAAGTCCTTTTTAATTCAATTGGAACGTATACATCATGAAAATGATAGTAGGCCCATTCAACTTAATAGTCTGTACGAAAGACAGTTTTTTGACTTTAAAGAACTTATAGAGGTGCATTTTAAGGAAGGGTTGTCTGTAAACGAGTATGCTAGTTTGTTACATATTTCTTCCAAAACATTAGTTACCCTTACCAATACTGTTGTGGGCAAGTCGCCTTCTCAGGTTATTGCAGAGCGCACCATTTTAGAGGCCAAACGCCTAGTACGGTTTACGGGACTTCAGATTAATGAAATTGCTTTCCGATTGGGGTTTGAAGATGCATCGTATTTTGTAAAATACTTTAAAAGGCACCTAGGTAAATCTCCCAAAAGTTATCGACAAAGTCAATTTACTTGA
- a CDS encoding TIGR04283 family arsenosugar biosynthesis glycosyltransferase, protein MKKNKLQISIVIPVLNEANGIAKIINYLTANSSPTNINEILVVDGGSTDHTVSIAEQSGAKVIHSYKGRAKQLNYGAQQAKGSILYFLHADTLPPRDFDQSIIDAVESGYQTGCFQMKFDSNSNFLSFFAWFTRVNHKLCRGGDQSLFITKQLFKSSGGFNEDYVVYEDNEFISRLYKSTVFKILPRHVKTSARRYEERGMVTLQYHFGMMHLKNYLGAGPEQLYDYYKRKISV, encoded by the coding sequence ATGAAAAAAAATAAACTCCAAATAAGCATAGTAATTCCGGTATTGAACGAAGCAAATGGTATTGCTAAAATAATCAATTACTTAACCGCGAACAGCTCCCCTACAAATATCAATGAAATATTGGTTGTTGATGGCGGGAGTACAGACCATACCGTGTCAATTGCCGAACAATCCGGGGCAAAGGTTATTCACTCCTACAAAGGCAGGGCCAAACAATTGAACTATGGAGCGCAACAAGCAAAAGGCTCCATCCTCTATTTTCTGCATGCGGACACCTTACCTCCTAGAGATTTTGATCAGTCTATTATAGATGCGGTAGAAAGCGGTTACCAAACGGGCTGTTTTCAGATGAAATTTGATAGCAACAGTAATTTTCTAAGCTTTTTTGCGTGGTTTACAAGAGTCAACCATAAACTGTGTCGCGGTGGGGACCAGTCTTTATTTATTACCAAGCAACTTTTTAAAAGCTCAGGCGGTTTTAATGAAGACTATGTAGTCTACGAGGATAACGAATTTATAAGCAGGCTTTACAAAAGCACCGTTTTTAAAATCTTGCCTCGGCACGTAAAAACTTCCGCTAGAAGGTATGAAGAACGCGGTATGGTAACCTTACAATACCATTTTGGAATGATGCACCTTAAGAATTATTTGGGTGCGGGACCGGAACAATTATACGACTACTACAAACGGAAAATTTCGGTTTAG
- a CDS encoding DUF547 domain-containing protein: MTVVSLFSLAGLFSLFGGKEMPIHQFTGNTKNEVLDHSSWNSLLKKYVDDSGNVDYKGFKTDQDALSSYLDYLGNTTPSKSWSKEEGLAYYINLYNSATVQLILNHYPTKSIKDIKDPWGNEWVKVGEETFSLGDIEHKILRKMDEPRIHFAINCASFSCPKLLNEAYTVSKLESQLQKASEDFVNDPTRNVLSKEKLQLSNIFKWYKKDFTENGSLIDYIKKYSHTDINPKAKITYVTYDWSLNEKK; this comes from the coding sequence ATGACAGTTGTATCACTATTTTCCTTAGCGGGACTTTTTTCTCTTTTTGGAGGGAAAGAAATGCCCATTCACCAGTTTACGGGAAACACCAAAAACGAAGTTTTAGACCACAGTTCCTGGAATTCTCTTTTAAAAAAGTATGTGGACGACTCTGGTAATGTAGATTATAAAGGTTTTAAAACAGACCAAGATGCGCTTAGTTCATATTTAGATTATCTAGGGAATACCACACCATCCAAAAGTTGGTCCAAAGAAGAAGGTTTGGCCTATTACATTAACCTCTATAATTCAGCAACGGTACAGTTAATTTTAAACCACTATCCCACAAAGAGCATCAAGGATATTAAGGACCCTTGGGGCAATGAATGGGTGAAAGTTGGAGAAGAAACTTTTTCTCTGGGTGATATTGAGCATAAAATTCTCCGTAAAATGGATGAGCCTCGCATTCATTTTGCTATAAACTGTGCTTCTTTTTCTTGTCCCAAATTGCTAAACGAAGCATATACGGTATCAAAATTAGAGAGTCAGTTGCAGAAAGCTTCCGAAGACTTTGTAAACGACCCCACTAGAAATGTTCTTTCTAAAGAAAAATTACAGCTTTCGAATATTTTTAAATGGTATAAAAAGGATTTTACCGAAAACGGTAGTCTTATCGATTATATCAAAAAATATAGCCACACAGATATAAATCCAAAGGCAAAAATCACATACGTTACATACGATTGGAGTTTGAATGAAAAAAAATAA